Proteins encoded by one window of Methanocella sp.:
- a CDS encoding protease inhibitor I42 family protein has translation MTGKLTNSMPLALFGLVIVGMLMAFTASVMLPSQGVTAPYGPADNGKTITLSEGSTFKIILNENPSTGYSWNTTVSSGLLVETSDYVRGGKPGLMGAGGTHEWAIKAIGKGEQQFTAVYKRPWEPVTGNETAYTLKIIVQ, from the coding sequence TTGACAGGAAAATTAACCAATTCGATGCCGCTGGCCCTGTTCGGGCTGGTCATCGTCGGTATGCTTATGGCCTTCACGGCCAGCGTGATGCTGCCGTCACAGGGTGTTACGGCACCGTATGGGCCTGCGGACAACGGCAAAACGATCACTTTAAGCGAGGGATCGACGTTCAAGATCATCCTGAACGAGAACCCGAGCACAGGGTACTCATGGAACACAACTGTATCGTCCGGCCTGCTGGTCGAGACCAGCGATTACGTCCGGGGCGGTAAGCCCGGGCTTATGGGCGCAGGCGGCACGCACGAGTGGGCCATCAAGGCCATCGGCAAGGGCGAACAGCAGTTTACGGCTGTTTACAAGCGCCCCTGGGAGCCTGTAACGGGCAACGAGACAGCATATACGCTGAAAATAATAGTCCAATAA
- the gyrB gene encoding DNA topoisomerase (ATP-hydrolyzing) subunit B encodes MSNEIPAQAYDASSIQVLEGLEAVRKRPSMYIGSTDYRGLHHLVYEVVDNSIDEALAGYCHNIEVTINKDGSVTVSDDGRGIPVEMHEKYKRPALEIVMTKLHAGGKFDNLTYKVSGGLHGVGVSVVNALSEWLRVEVRRNDKLWVQDYMRGKPKDEVHEIGTAIGTGTTTIFKPDPTIFETTEFKYEILVNRMRELAFLNKGIKIVLTDARSGVSDTFHYEGGIVQFVQYLNEGKTPVNEKVIYFEKQKDTTDVEIAMQYNDGYSEIVLAFANNIHTTEGGTHLSGFRSALTRSFNDYAKKNNLLKGDMQFSGEDIREGLTAIISVKLTSPQFEGQTKTKLGNSEVQGIVNSLVGEGLDDYLEENPSEARKIIEKALQAYQAREAARKARELTRRKSALENTTLPGKLADCSERDPSKCELYIVEGDSAGGSAKQGRNRLFQAILPLRGKILNVEKARLDRVFASEEIRALITAMGTGVGEEFVIDKARYHKIILMTDADVDGAHIRTLLLTFFFRHMKPLIEAGYVYIAQPPLFRAKKGKEERYAYNEEALAGILGEMGKNGVSVNRYKGLGEMNPEQLWSTTMDPQTRTVLQVTMEDAVEADRTFTLLMGDKVEPRRDFIVQNAKFVRNLDV; translated from the coding sequence ATGTCAAACGAAATCCCGGCGCAGGCATACGATGCCTCGAGCATCCAGGTGCTGGAGGGCCTCGAAGCCGTAAGGAAAAGGCCCAGCATGTACATCGGCTCCACGGACTACCGGGGGCTGCACCACCTGGTCTATGAGGTCGTCGATAACAGCATTGACGAGGCGCTGGCCGGCTATTGCCACAACATAGAGGTCACGATCAATAAGGACGGGAGCGTGACCGTCAGCGATGACGGCAGAGGCATCCCCGTCGAGATGCACGAGAAATACAAGAGGCCGGCCCTGGAGATCGTCATGACAAAGCTCCACGCGGGCGGCAAGTTCGACAACCTGACCTACAAGGTCTCTGGCGGCCTGCACGGCGTAGGCGTATCGGTAGTGAATGCCCTATCCGAGTGGCTCAGGGTCGAAGTCCGCAGGAACGATAAGCTCTGGGTTCAGGATTATATGCGGGGCAAGCCCAAGGACGAGGTCCACGAGATAGGCACGGCCATCGGCACGGGAACTACCACCATTTTTAAGCCCGACCCCACGATCTTCGAGACGACGGAGTTCAAGTACGAAATCCTGGTTAACCGGATGCGTGAATTAGCGTTCCTGAACAAGGGCATCAAGATCGTCCTGACGGACGCCCGCTCGGGAGTCTCGGACACTTTCCATTACGAAGGCGGCATCGTCCAGTTCGTCCAGTACCTGAACGAGGGTAAGACGCCCGTCAACGAGAAGGTCATCTACTTCGAGAAGCAGAAGGACACCACCGACGTTGAGATCGCCATGCAGTACAACGATGGCTACAGCGAGATCGTCCTTGCCTTTGCCAATAACATCCATACCACGGAGGGCGGCACGCACCTCAGCGGCTTCCGCTCGGCACTTACGCGCAGTTTCAACGATTACGCGAAGAAGAACAACCTGCTCAAGGGCGACATGCAGTTTTCGGGCGAGGACATCCGGGAAGGCTTAACGGCCATCATCAGCGTCAAGCTGACCAGCCCGCAGTTCGAGGGCCAGACGAAGACCAAGCTGGGCAACAGCGAAGTGCAGGGCATCGTGAACTCGCTCGTCGGCGAGGGTTTAGACGATTACCTGGAGGAGAACCCGTCCGAAGCCCGCAAGATCATCGAAAAGGCTCTACAGGCGTACCAGGCCCGCGAGGCGGCCAGAAAGGCCCGTGAGCTCACGAGGCGGAAGTCGGCGCTGGAGAACACAACGCTGCCCGGCAAGCTGGCCGACTGCAGTGAGCGCGACCCCTCGAAGTGCGAGCTTTACATCGTCGAGGGAGACTCGGCCGGCGGCTCCGCCAAGCAGGGCCGCAACCGGCTGTTCCAGGCCATCCTCCCGCTCAGGGGTAAGATCCTGAACGTGGAAAAGGCCCGTCTGGACAGAGTCTTCGCGAGCGAGGAGATCAGGGCCCTCATTACGGCCATGGGCACGGGCGTTGGCGAAGAGTTCGTCATCGATAAGGCCCGGTACCATAAGATCATACTCATGACCGATGCGGACGTCGACGGGGCGCACATACGAACGCTGCTGCTGACATTCTTCTTCCGCCACATGAAGCCGTTGATCGAGGCAGGCTACGTGTACATCGCTCAGCCACCCCTGTTCCGGGCGAAGAAGGGGAAGGAAGAGAGGTACGCGTATAACGAGGAGGCCCTCGCCGGCATCCTCGGGGAGATGGGAAAGAACGGGGTCTCCGTAAACCGTTACAAGGGTTTAGGCGAAATGAACCCCGAACAGCTGTGGTCTACCACCATGGACCCGCAGACGAGGACCGTCCTGCAGGTGACCATGGAAGACGCTGTCGAGGCAGACAGGACGTTCACGCTGCTCATGGGAGATAAAGTGGAGCCCAGGCGGGACTTCATCGTACAGAACGCGAAGTTCGTAAGGAACCTGGATGTATAA
- a CDS encoding nitroreductase, with protein sequence MTDHKLRPGDRPSEKYANPVFENIYRRRSIRNYKPDQVPDDVLLELIKAGIYAPSASNQQQWRFIVVTDKAAIDRYADRAKRLWKNSITFRAISILGIGGSDARRYVRMMNTPALHIFHHAPALVFIFAPKRRLIAEDCACAAENMMLAARSLGLGSCWIGLAGPLGSDNRTLAELNVPRGYRLMATLVFGYPANENQKAPERNDDVIINWVE encoded by the coding sequence AAGTACGCGAACCCGGTGTTCGAGAACATCTACAGAAGACGGTCCATCCGCAATTATAAGCCCGACCAGGTGCCCGACGATGTGCTGCTTGAGCTCATTAAGGCGGGCATTTATGCACCCTCGGCCAGTAACCAGCAGCAATGGCGATTTATCGTCGTGACCGATAAGGCCGCTATAGACCGGTATGCGGACCGGGCGAAGCGGCTCTGGAAAAATAGCATCACGTTCAGGGCAATATCTATCCTTGGGATCGGAGGCAGTGATGCCAGGCGATACGTTAGAATGATGAATACGCCTGCACTGCATATCTTCCACCACGCGCCCGCCCTGGTGTTTATTTTTGCGCCGAAGAGGCGCCTGATAGCCGAGGACTGCGCCTGCGCGGCTGAGAACATGATGCTGGCCGCCAGGTCGCTGGGCCTGGGCAGCTGCTGGATCGGGCTGGCCGGGCCGCTCGGGAGCGATAATAGGACGCTGGCCGAATTAAATGTCCCGAGGGGTTATAGGCTTATGGCAACGCTCGTGTTCGGATACCCCGCGAATGAAAACCAGAAAGCTCCAGAAAGAAATGATGATGTTATAATAAATTGGGTCGAATAA
- the gyrA gene encoding DNA gyrase subunit A has product MATQETVIPVKLEEEMRKSYIDYAMSVIVGRALPDVRDGLKPVHRRVLYGMYELGNTYDKPYKKSARVVGDVMGKYHPHGDLAIYDTIVRMVQDFSLRYPLIDGQGNFGSVDGDGAAAMRYTEVRMAKIADEMLDDLDKETVDFVPNFDESLKEPSVLPAKLPNLLINGSSGIAVGMATNIPPHNISEVIDGTVALIDNPAIEPQELLKFITGPDFPTGAYIYGREGIKEAYLTGRGTIKLRSRAEITEEGGRNVILVTEIPYMVNKAKLIENIADLVREKKLEGISDLRDESDRDGMRIVIELKKGANASVLLNQLYRHTQMETTFGVNNLALVDNQPRTLTLKETLEYYIKHRQEVVTRRSQFELKKAQAREHILVGLLVALDNIDDFVNILRNSASADDAKAVFMSKYGLSEEQSKAILDMRLRGLTGLERRKIEDERAELLKLIEHLKEVLASPQKVLDIIKGELLELKQKYGDERRTIIRESEGEIVDEDLIPVENVVVTISNTGYIKRQPVDTYRTQRRGGMGVMGMETKEEDFVVDVFAASTHDHLLFFTNKGRVYVLKVYEIPDASRQSRGKAIVNLLTLLPNESITAMIPIKEFNDGHNLIMCTREGTIKKTSLSAFKNIRSTGIIAIGLDEGDELISVKLTDGQKEVLIATRNGKANRFNESEVRAMGRQACGVIGIRLTEKDKVIGMEVVSEGSSILTVCENGFGKRTAISEYTPHHRGGQGMINIKTTMRNGGVVAIASVTDDDQLLVVTHDGIMMRINIKDISEIGRNTQGVKIITLKSEEDAVVAVAKLVSEKKEEEI; this is encoded by the coding sequence ATGGCAACACAGGAGACAGTAATACCAGTTAAGCTGGAAGAGGAGATGCGTAAGTCCTACATCGATTACGCGATGAGCGTTATCGTGGGGCGGGCGCTTCCCGATGTTCGTGACGGGCTTAAGCCCGTTCATCGCCGTGTACTTTACGGCATGTACGAGCTGGGCAACACGTACGATAAGCCCTATAAGAAGTCGGCCAGGGTCGTGGGCGACGTCATGGGTAAGTACCACCCGCACGGCGACCTGGCGATCTATGATACCATCGTCCGAATGGTGCAGGACTTCTCGCTACGCTATCCTTTGATCGACGGCCAGGGCAACTTCGGCAGCGTGGACGGCGACGGCGCCGCAGCCATGCGTTACACCGAGGTCCGCATGGCAAAGATCGCGGACGAGATGCTCGACGACCTGGACAAGGAGACCGTCGACTTTGTTCCTAACTTCGACGAGTCGCTGAAGGAGCCATCCGTGCTGCCGGCAAAGCTCCCGAACCTGCTCATCAACGGCTCATCGGGCATTGCCGTGGGCATGGCGACCAACATTCCGCCGCACAACATCTCCGAGGTCATCGACGGCACGGTCGCATTGATCGACAACCCGGCCATCGAGCCGCAGGAGCTATTGAAATTCATTACGGGCCCCGATTTCCCGACCGGCGCGTACATCTACGGCCGCGAGGGCATCAAGGAAGCCTATCTCACCGGCAGGGGCACCATAAAGCTCAGGTCCAGGGCCGAGATCACCGAGGAGGGCGGCAGGAACGTCATCCTGGTCACCGAGATCCCGTACATGGTCAACAAGGCAAAGCTCATCGAAAATATCGCCGACCTGGTGCGCGAGAAGAAGCTCGAGGGCATTTCCGACCTGAGAGACGAGTCCGACCGGGACGGCATGCGCATTGTCATCGAGCTCAAGAAGGGCGCCAACGCCAGCGTGCTGCTGAACCAGCTCTACCGGCACACCCAGATGGAGACGACCTTCGGCGTCAATAACCTGGCGCTGGTGGACAACCAGCCCAGGACGCTGACCCTGAAGGAGACGCTCGAATACTACATCAAGCACAGGCAGGAAGTCGTCACCCGCAGAAGCCAGTTCGAGCTGAAGAAGGCCCAGGCCAGGGAACATATCCTGGTGGGCCTGCTCGTGGCCCTGGACAACATCGACGACTTTGTCAATATCCTCAGGAATTCCGCGAGCGCCGACGACGCGAAGGCCGTGTTCATGTCGAAGTACGGCCTCTCGGAAGAGCAGTCGAAGGCGATCCTGGACATGCGGCTCCGCGGCCTCACCGGCCTGGAGCGCAGGAAGATCGAGGACGAGCGCGCCGAGCTATTAAAGCTGATCGAGCACCTGAAAGAGGTGCTGGCCAGCCCGCAGAAGGTGCTGGACATCATCAAGGGCGAGCTCCTGGAGCTTAAGCAGAAGTACGGAGACGAGCGCAGGACCATCATCAGGGAGTCCGAGGGCGAGATCGTGGACGAGGACCTCATTCCCGTGGAGAATGTCGTCGTTACGATATCCAATACGGGCTACATCAAGAGGCAGCCGGTCGATACGTACCGGACCCAGCGCCGGGGCGGCATGGGCGTCATGGGCATGGAGACCAAGGAAGAGGACTTCGTCGTCGATGTCTTTGCAGCCTCCACGCACGACCATCTGCTCTTCTTCACCAACAAGGGCCGCGTATACGTGTTAAAGGTCTACGAGATACCCGATGCCAGCAGGCAGTCCCGGGGCAAGGCGATAGTGAACCTGCTCACGCTGCTGCCGAACGAGTCCATCACGGCCATGATCCCGATCAAGGAGTTTAACGATGGGCATAACCTGATCATGTGTACCCGCGAGGGAACCATCAAAAAGACGTCCCTCTCGGCATTCAAGAACATCCGGTCGACGGGCATCATCGCCATCGGGCTGGACGAGGGCGACGAGCTGATCTCCGTTAAGCTGACGGACGGCCAGAAGGAAGTGCTGATCGCCACGCGGAACGGCAAGGCGAACCGCTTCAACGAGTCCGAGGTCCGGGCCATGGGCCGCCAGGCTTGCGGCGTTATCGGCATCCGTCTCACCGAGAAGGATAAGGTCATCGGCATGGAGGTCGTGAGCGAGGGGTCGTCGATCCTGACGGTCTGCGAGAACGGCTTCGGCAAGCGTACTGCTATTTCGGAGTACACGCCACATCACCGCGGTGGCCAGGGCATGATCAACATCAAGACGACCATGCGCAACGGCGGCGTGGTGGCGATCGCCTCGGTCACCGACGACGACCAGCTTCTCGTCGTCACCCACGACGGCATCATGATGCGGATAAACATAAAAGACATCTCGGAGATCGGCAGGAACACGCAGGGCGTGAAGATCATCACGCTTAAGTCCGAAGAGGACGCCGTCGTGGCGGTAGCCAAGCTGGTATCCGAAAAGAAAGAAGAAGAGATCTAA
- a CDS encoding DUF362 domain-containing protein — MAKSTLVSIVHTGDPIEGPKKALDMIGAADILDRYERVLIKPNYVNSSHPETGVTTDPNVVRGIVEYLLDHGWSNKEFAVGEGGMASYDTMETFRVVGLEDALEDYDVTLYDLNAQPHVEVSIPGGKSLKSVRVAKPFLDYDCILSVPKLKVHVWSLSTLSMKNMMGGILPKGIMHDDLHQKIVDLNRAFGPELTVVDGIIGCQGHELACDPIRSDVVIAGEDFVATDAVGSFIMGLAPEQIPYLQLAKKAGLGENEMEKIEYLGEQISKLRKHYRM, encoded by the coding sequence ATGGCGAAGAGCACCCTCGTATCGATAGTCCACACGGGCGACCCTATCGAAGGCCCTAAGAAGGCGCTGGACATGATCGGGGCGGCCGATATCCTCGACCGTTATGAGCGGGTGCTTATCAAGCCGAATTACGTGAACTCCAGCCACCCCGAGACCGGCGTCACCACGGACCCGAATGTCGTCCGGGGGATCGTCGAGTACCTGCTGGATCACGGCTGGAGCAATAAGGAGTTCGCCGTCGGCGAGGGCGGAATGGCGAGCTACGACACGATGGAGACCTTCCGGGTGGTCGGGCTGGAGGATGCGCTTGAGGATTATGACGTGACCCTGTATGATCTCAATGCGCAGCCCCACGTGGAAGTGAGCATACCCGGCGGCAAGTCCCTGAAGAGCGTCCGGGTCGCGAAGCCTTTCCTGGACTACGACTGCATCCTGTCTGTGCCTAAGCTGAAGGTGCACGTCTGGTCGCTCTCCACGCTCTCGATGAAGAACATGATGGGCGGCATCCTGCCCAAGGGCATCATGCACGACGACCTGCACCAGAAGATCGTCGACCTGAACCGTGCCTTCGGGCCGGAGCTGACGGTCGTCGACGGCATAATCGGGTGCCAGGGGCATGAGCTTGCCTGCGACCCGATCCGCTCGGACGTCGTCATCGCCGGCGAGGACTTCGTGGCGACGGATGCCGTGGGCTCGTTCATCATGGGCCTGGCGCCGGAACAGATACCGTATCTGCAGCTGGCGAAAAAGGCCGGCCTGGGCGAAAACGAGATGGAAAAGATCGAGTACCTGGGCGAGCAGATAAGTAAGCTCCGAAAACATTACCGCATGTGA
- a CDS encoding S4 domain-containing protein has translation MRLDEYLVSEGLVPSRNRAKKLIEKGQVKVDGKTASKPAQKVDYGHEVTIEGEDMPEGFFKLKGIQEASGILHEGDVVLDIGSSAGGFLMFASGIASRVTGIEFSEEFRPPLEEIVSAYPRVHVVFGDAFNMDVTTLDGPYDVILNDMTVEPLTSVKVLKRFLPLLKEHGRVVQVVKLGPRGAPEPMVEKLEESGLKILKVIRPHKMEAYIIAAM, from the coding sequence ATGAGACTGGACGAGTACCTTGTGAGCGAGGGCCTGGTTCCCTCGAGAAACCGGGCAAAAAAGCTCATCGAAAAGGGCCAGGTCAAAGTGGACGGTAAAACGGCCTCGAAGCCTGCCCAGAAAGTGGACTATGGGCACGAGGTGACCATTGAGGGCGAGGACATGCCGGAGGGCTTTTTTAAGCTTAAGGGCATCCAGGAAGCGTCGGGTATTCTGCACGAGGGCGACGTCGTCCTCGACATCGGCTCCAGCGCCGGCGGATTTTTAATGTTCGCGTCGGGTATCGCTTCCCGGGTCACGGGCATTGAGTTCAGCGAGGAGTTCCGGCCGCCCCTTGAAGAGATCGTGAGCGCGTATCCCCGCGTACACGTGGTCTTCGGCGACGCCTTCAATATGGATGTAACGACGCTGGATGGGCCATATGACGTTATCCTGAACGATATGACCGTGGAGCCTCTTACGTCTGTAAAAGTCTTAAAACGCTTTTTACCGCTGCTTAAAGAGCATGGCCGGGTCGTGCAGGTCGTCAAGCTGGGCCCCAGGGGGGCTCCCGAGCCTATGGTCGAGAAGCTGGAAGAGTCTGGGCTGAAAATTTTGAAAGTTATCCGGCCCCACAAAATGGAAGCTTATATAATCGCTGCGATGTAA
- a CDS encoding glutamine amidotransferase family protein: MRCDTKVRCERNPSGCAISGILNKKGKRIDGTKIIKSITLMHDRSNGLGGGFAAYGIYPRYKDYYAFHVMFDDEDCKARLEELLAERFIIEKDEKIPTAKVANIHDPPLLWRYFVKVDDSKLDGMPEDDYVVDQIMDVNSNLAGAFISSSGKNMGGFKGVGYPEDIAKFFKLDGYKAYLWTAHGRFPTNTPGWWGGAHPIALLDWSVVHNGEISSYGINKRYLEMFGYKLELLTDTEVIAYLFDLLIRRHKLPVEIATGALAPPFWKDIDRMPAQKRKVYEAIRMVYGSALMNGPFSIIVGCNKGMIGLNDRIKLRPMIAATKDDFLYMSSEEAGIRIIEPEPDRVWAPKAGTPVIGLVEEDVE; the protein is encoded by the coding sequence ATGAGGTGCGACACGAAGGTGAGGTGCGAGAGGAATCCCTCCGGATGCGCCATATCGGGGATATTGAATAAAAAAGGCAAGCGCATCGACGGGACTAAGATCATTAAGTCCATAACTCTCATGCACGACCGGTCCAACGGCCTCGGCGGCGGCTTCGCAGCGTACGGCATTTACCCGAGGTACAAGGATTATTACGCTTTTCACGTGATGTTCGACGATGAGGACTGCAAGGCCAGGCTGGAAGAGCTCCTGGCGGAGCGCTTCATCATCGAGAAGGACGAGAAGATCCCGACGGCAAAGGTCGCCAACATCCACGACCCGCCGCTCCTTTGGCGCTACTTCGTGAAGGTCGACGACTCGAAGCTCGACGGCATGCCGGAGGACGACTACGTGGTCGACCAGATCATGGACGTCAACTCGAACCTCGCCGGCGCCTTCATCTCCTCGAGCGGCAAGAACATGGGCGGCTTCAAGGGAGTCGGGTATCCGGAGGACATCGCCAAATTCTTCAAGCTCGACGGCTACAAGGCCTACCTGTGGACGGCCCACGGCCGGTTCCCGACGAATACGCCCGGCTGGTGGGGAGGAGCCCACCCGATCGCCCTGCTGGACTGGTCCGTAGTCCACAATGGCGAGATCTCATCCTATGGAATTAACAAGAGATACCTCGAGATGTTCGGCTACAAGTTAGAGCTACTGACCGATACCGAGGTAATCGCCTACTTATTCGACTTATTGATCCGGAGGCACAAGCTGCCCGTCGAGATAGCGACGGGAGCGCTGGCACCGCCCTTCTGGAAGGACATCGACAGGATGCCCGCTCAAAAAAGAAAAGTTTACGAAGCCATACGCATGGTCTACGGCAGCGCGCTCATGAACGGCCCGTTCTCGATCATCGTGGGCTGCAACAAGGGCATGATCGGCCTCAACGACCGCATAAAGCTAAGACCCATGATCGCGGCTACGAAGGACGATTTCCTGTATATGTCGTCCGAAGAGGCCGGCATCCGGATCATCGAGCCCGAGCCGGACCGCGTGTGGGCGCCCAAGGCGGGCACGCCGGTCATCGGCCTGGTGGAGGAGGACGTGGAATGA
- a CDS encoding glutamate synthase-related protein, whose translation MSTVALPSTVPPEFTVDINDRKCVRCKKCTTECGFGAVSYSKEFDCIVADDSKCVACLRCVTMCPKKAIRIEHNPLTFKPNANFTDEIRKNIYKQAESGGILLTAMGTDKPYPILWDHMLIDACQVTNPSIDPLREPMELRTYLGRKPDRLEFEYSGKDIQLKTELAPNFKLNLPIVFGAMSYGAVSYNVHKALMLAARENGILMNTGEGGLHRDFYKYKDNVIVQVASGRFGVHEEYLNAGAVIEIKIGQGAKPGIGGHLPGEKIDQEVAKTRMIPVGTDALSPAPHHDIYSIEDLSQLIYALKEATEYKKPVSVKLAAVHNIAAISSGIVRAGADIVTIDGFRGGTGSAPRIFRDNIGIPIELAVAAVDDRLRQEGIRNQASIVVGGGIRQSADVVKAVALGADAVMIGTSALVALGCRVCQKCNTGNCSWGIATQKPHLVSRLDPEIGAQRLTNLLSAWSHEIQEVLGALGINSIESLRGNRERLRGIGLDEKTLEILGIKPAGR comes from the coding sequence ATGAGTACGGTAGCCCTTCCATCGACAGTTCCTCCCGAGTTCACCGTCGATATCAACGACCGCAAGTGCGTGCGCTGCAAGAAGTGCACGACGGAGTGCGGCTTCGGCGCGGTCTCATACAGCAAGGAGTTCGACTGCATCGTCGCGGACGACTCGAAGTGCGTCGCGTGCTTGAGATGCGTCACTATGTGCCCGAAGAAGGCCATCCGCATCGAGCACAATCCACTCACGTTCAAGCCGAACGCGAATTTTACCGACGAGATACGGAAGAACATCTATAAGCAGGCCGAATCGGGCGGCATCCTGCTCACTGCCATGGGAACCGATAAGCCTTATCCGATCCTGTGGGACCACATGCTCATCGATGCCTGCCAGGTCACGAACCCGTCCATCGACCCCCTCAGGGAGCCGATGGAGCTGAGGACCTATTTAGGCAGGAAGCCCGACCGCCTGGAATTCGAATACAGCGGCAAGGATATTCAGCTAAAGACAGAGCTTGCCCCGAACTTCAAGCTGAACCTGCCCATCGTCTTCGGCGCCATGTCCTACGGCGCAGTCAGTTATAACGTTCACAAGGCGCTCATGCTGGCGGCCCGGGAAAACGGGATCCTCATGAACACCGGCGAAGGAGGCCTTCACCGGGACTTCTACAAGTATAAGGATAACGTCATCGTGCAGGTAGCCTCCGGCCGCTTCGGCGTCCACGAAGAATACCTGAATGCCGGAGCCGTCATCGAGATCAAGATCGGCCAGGGCGCAAAGCCCGGCATCGGCGGCCACCTCCCGGGCGAAAAGATCGACCAGGAAGTCGCAAAGACCAGGATGATCCCGGTAGGCACAGACGCCCTGTCGCCTGCGCCGCATCACGATATCTATTCGATAGAGGACCTGTCGCAGCTAATCTATGCCCTTAAAGAGGCGACCGAGTACAAGAAGCCCGTATCCGTCAAGCTGGCGGCCGTGCACAACATCGCGGCCATCAGCAGCGGCATCGTCCGGGCCGGCGCCGACATCGTCACCATCGATGGCTTCCGGGGCGGTACCGGGTCCGCACCCAGGATATTCCGGGACAACATCGGCATACCCATAGAGCTTGCTGTCGCCGCCGTGGACGACCGCCTGAGGCAGGAAGGCATCCGCAACCAGGCGTCGATCGTCGTGGGCGGAGGCATCCGCCAGAGCGCAGACGTCGTCAAAGCCGTGGCCCTCGGCGCGGACGCCGTAATGATCGGCACGTCCGCGCTGGTGGCGCTGGGCTGCCGCGTCTGCCAGAAGTGCAACACGGGCAACTGCTCCTGGGGCATCGCCACGCAGAAGCCGCACCTCGTTTCCCGGCTCGACCCGGAAATAGGGGCGCAGAGGCTCACGAACCTGCTTAGCGCCTGGAGCCACGAGATCCAGGAAGTGCTGGGCGCGCTGGGCATCAACTCCATCGAAAGCCTGCGCGGCAATAGAGAAAGACTGCGCGGCATAGGCCTGGACGAGAAGACCCTGGAAATTCTCGGCATCAAGCCGGCGGGACGATAA